One window from the genome of Nicotiana sylvestris chromosome 9, ASM39365v2, whole genome shotgun sequence encodes:
- the LOC138876875 gene encoding uncharacterized protein isoform X6, which produces MKSRGPYKKIQGGDGQEVQDLTRSLCMSLGEVISHTPVHQQLSHLHKDLSSLLECFTSIAQVPCLLEVVLQYARFMLLSCPSLVTTSPRLGSALISTCGRLY; this is translated from the exons ATGAAGTCACGAGGACCTTACAAGAAAATTCAAG GAGGAGATGGACAAGAAGTGCAAGACCTCACCAGGTCTTTATGCATGAGTCTTGGTGAAGTTATTTCTCATACTCCCGTGCACCAG CAGCTTTCACATTTACACAAAGATCTTTCTTCCCTACTAGAGTGCTTTACATCAATAGCTCAG GTACCCTGTTTGCTGGAGGTTGTATTGCAATATGCCAG GTTCATGttattgtcgtgtcctagccttgtcactacttcaccgaggttaggatCAGCACTTATCAGTACATGTGGTCgtttgtactga
- the LOC138876875 gene encoding uncharacterized protein isoform X9, with protein sequence MKSRGPYKKIQGGDGQEVQDLTRSLCMSLGEVISHTPVHQQLSHLHKDLSSLLECFTSIAQVFFDVTLRLCRYPVCWRLYCNMPGSCYCRVLALSLLHRG encoded by the exons ATGAAGTCACGAGGACCTTACAAGAAAATTCAAG GAGGAGATGGACAAGAAGTGCAAGACCTCACCAGGTCTTTATGCATGAGTCTTGGTGAAGTTATTTCTCATACTCCCGTGCACCAG CAGCTTTCACATTTACACAAAGATCTTTCTTCCCTACTAGAGTGCTTTACATCAATAGCTCAG GTGTTCTTTGATGTGACATTGCGGCTATGCAGGTACCCTGTTTGCTGGAGGTTGTATTGCAATATGCCAG GTTCATGttattgtcgtgtcctagccttgtcactacttcaccgaggttag
- the LOC138876875 gene encoding uncharacterized protein isoform X7, whose translation MKSRGPYKKIQGGDGQEVQDLTRSLCMSLGEVISHTPVHQQLSHLHKDLSSLLECFTSIAQVFFDVTLRLCRYPVCWRLYCNMPDTSGSEVETKGKAAIEA comes from the exons ATGAAGTCACGAGGACCTTACAAGAAAATTCAAG GAGGAGATGGACAAGAAGTGCAAGACCTCACCAGGTCTTTATGCATGAGTCTTGGTGAAGTTATTTCTCATACTCCCGTGCACCAG CAGCTTTCACATTTACACAAAGATCTTTCTTCCCTACTAGAGTGCTTTACATCAATAGCTCAG GTGTTCTTTGATGTGACATTGCGGCTATGCAGGTACCCTGTTTGCTGGAGGTTGTATTGCAATATGCCAG atacgagtggttcggAGGTGGAAACTAAGGGAAAAGCGGCGATTGAGGCTTGA
- the LOC138876875 gene encoding uncharacterized protein isoform X2 has product MKSRGPYKKIQGGDGQEVQDLTRSLCMSLGEVISHTPVHQLSHLHKDLSSLLECFTSIAQVPCLLEVVLQYARWREHVPLYQLISSSSPQWQLLRGAEAEAVPEAEVGAGLSLELEQQHQ; this is encoded by the exons ATGAAGTCACGAGGACCTTACAAGAAAATTCAAG GAGGAGATGGACAAGAAGTGCAAGACCTCACCAGGTCTTTATGCATGAGTCTTGGTGAAGTTATTTCTCATACTCCCGTGCACCAG CTTTCACATTTACACAAAGATCTTTCTTCCCTACTAGAGTGCTTTACATCAATAGCTCAG GTACCCTGTTTGCTGGAGGTTGTATTGCAATATGCCAG gtggcgagaacacgtacctcTTTATCAACTGATCAGTAGCTCaagcccccagtggcagctcctacgaggggcagaggctgaggccgtgccagaggccgaggtaggggcagggctcagcctagagctcgagcagcaacaccagTAA
- the LOC138876875 gene encoding uncharacterized protein isoform X8, which yields MKSRGPYKKIQGGDGQEVQDLTRSLCMSLGEVISHTPVHQVPCLLEVVLQYARWREHVPLYQLISSSSPQWQLLRGAEAEAVPEAEVGAGLSLELEQQHQ from the exons ATGAAGTCACGAGGACCTTACAAGAAAATTCAAG GAGGAGATGGACAAGAAGTGCAAGACCTCACCAGGTCTTTATGCATGAGTCTTGGTGAAGTTATTTCTCATACTCCCGTGCACCAG GTACCCTGTTTGCTGGAGGTTGTATTGCAATATGCCAG gtggcgagaacacgtacctcTTTATCAACTGATCAGTAGCTCaagcccccagtggcagctcctacgaggggcagaggctgaggccgtgccagaggccgaggtaggggcagggctcagcctagagctcgagcagcaacaccagTAA
- the LOC138876875 gene encoding uncharacterized protein isoform X1: MKSRGPYKKIQGGDGQEVQDLTRSLCMSLGEVISHTPVHQQLSHLHKDLSSLLECFTSIAQVPCLLEVVLQYARWREHVPLYQLISSSSPQWQLLRGAEAEAVPEAEVGAGLSLELEQQHQ, from the exons ATGAAGTCACGAGGACCTTACAAGAAAATTCAAG GAGGAGATGGACAAGAAGTGCAAGACCTCACCAGGTCTTTATGCATGAGTCTTGGTGAAGTTATTTCTCATACTCCCGTGCACCAG CAGCTTTCACATTTACACAAAGATCTTTCTTCCCTACTAGAGTGCTTTACATCAATAGCTCAG GTACCCTGTTTGCTGGAGGTTGTATTGCAATATGCCAG gtggcgagaacacgtacctcTTTATCAACTGATCAGTAGCTCaagcccccagtggcagctcctacgaggggcagaggctgaggccgtgccagaggccgaggtaggggcagggctcagcctagagctcgagcagcaacaccagTAA
- the LOC138876875 gene encoding uncharacterized protein isoform X11 yields the protein MSLGEVISHTPVHQQLSHLHKDLSSLLECFTSIAQVPCLLEVVLQYARWREHVPLYQLISSSSPQWQLLRGAEAEAVPEAEVGAGLSLELEQQHQ from the exons ATGAGTCTTGGTGAAGTTATTTCTCATACTCCCGTGCACCAG CAGCTTTCACATTTACACAAAGATCTTTCTTCCCTACTAGAGTGCTTTACATCAATAGCTCAG GTACCCTGTTTGCTGGAGGTTGTATTGCAATATGCCAG gtggcgagaacacgtacctcTTTATCAACTGATCAGTAGCTCaagcccccagtggcagctcctacgaggggcagaggctgaggccgtgccagaggccgaggtaggggcagggctcagcctagagctcgagcagcaacaccagTAA
- the LOC138876875 gene encoding uncharacterized protein isoform X15, whose amino-acid sequence MKSRGPYKKIQGGDGQEVQDLTRSLCMSLGEVISHTPVHQVPCLLEVVLQYARFWYWTALIRVGSLPSVHRRPKVARTRTSLSTDQ is encoded by the exons ATGAAGTCACGAGGACCTTACAAGAAAATTCAAG GAGGAGATGGACAAGAAGTGCAAGACCTCACCAGGTCTTTATGCATGAGTCTTGGTGAAGTTATTTCTCATACTCCCGTGCACCAG GTACCCTGTTTGCTGGAGGTTGTATTGCAATATGCCAG ATTCTGGTATTGGACCGCATTGATTAGAGTTGGTtcgctgccttcagtccataggagacccaag gtggcgagaacacgtacctcTTTATCAACTGATCAGTAG
- the LOC138876875 gene encoding uncharacterized protein isoform X3, translating into MKSRGPYKKIQGGDGQEVQDLTRSLCMSLGEVISHTPVHQQLSHLHKDLSSLLECFTSIAQVPCLLEVVLQYARFWYWTALIRVGSLPSVHRRPKVARTRTSLSTDQ; encoded by the exons ATGAAGTCACGAGGACCTTACAAGAAAATTCAAG GAGGAGATGGACAAGAAGTGCAAGACCTCACCAGGTCTTTATGCATGAGTCTTGGTGAAGTTATTTCTCATACTCCCGTGCACCAG CAGCTTTCACATTTACACAAAGATCTTTCTTCCCTACTAGAGTGCTTTACATCAATAGCTCAG GTACCCTGTTTGCTGGAGGTTGTATTGCAATATGCCAG ATTCTGGTATTGGACCGCATTGATTAGAGTTGGTtcgctgccttcagtccataggagacccaag gtggcgagaacacgtacctcTTTATCAACTGATCAGTAG
- the LOC138876875 gene encoding uncharacterized protein isoform X12 has product MKSRGPYKKIQGGDGQEVQDLTRSLCMSLGEVISHTPVHQQLSHLHKDLSSLLECFTSIAQVFFDVTLRLCRYPVCWRLYCNMPGGENTYLFIN; this is encoded by the exons ATGAAGTCACGAGGACCTTACAAGAAAATTCAAG GAGGAGATGGACAAGAAGTGCAAGACCTCACCAGGTCTTTATGCATGAGTCTTGGTGAAGTTATTTCTCATACTCCCGTGCACCAG CAGCTTTCACATTTACACAAAGATCTTTCTTCCCTACTAGAGTGCTTTACATCAATAGCTCAG GTGTTCTTTGATGTGACATTGCGGCTATGCAGGTACCCTGTTTGCTGGAGGTTGTATTGCAATATGCCAG gtggcgagaacacgtacctcTTTATCAACTGA
- the LOC138876875 gene encoding uncharacterized protein isoform X14: MKSRGPYKKIQGGDGQEVQDLTRSLCMSLGEVISHTPVHQQLSHLHKDLSSLLECFTSIAQVFFDVTLRLCRYPVCWRLYCNMPDSGIGPH, encoded by the exons ATGAAGTCACGAGGACCTTACAAGAAAATTCAAG GAGGAGATGGACAAGAAGTGCAAGACCTCACCAGGTCTTTATGCATGAGTCTTGGTGAAGTTATTTCTCATACTCCCGTGCACCAG CAGCTTTCACATTTACACAAAGATCTTTCTTCCCTACTAGAGTGCTTTACATCAATAGCTCAG GTGTTCTTTGATGTGACATTGCGGCTATGCAGGTACCCTGTTTGCTGGAGGTTGTATTGCAATATGCCAG ATTCTGGTATTGGACCGCATTGA